One genomic region from Mauremys reevesii isolate NIE-2019 linkage group 7, ASM1616193v1, whole genome shotgun sequence encodes:
- the DUSP7 gene encoding dual specificity protein phosphatase 7, translating into MKNHLWGSSPRAPMAAAVPWKSVEWLQEELESGGGSSLLLLDCRPHELFESSHIETAINLAIPGLMLRRLKKGNLPIRSIIPNHEDKERFAKRCKADTVLLYDEATAEWQQDNGAPSSVLGLLLQKLRDDGCKAYYLKGGFNKFQTEYSEHCETNLDSSSPSNSPPASVLGLGGLRINSDCSDGESDREPSSATESDGSPIPNNQPAFPVQILPYLYLGCAKDSTNLDVLGKYGIKYILNVTPNLPNMFEHNGEFKYKQIPISDHWSQNLSQFFPEAIAFIDEARTKKCGILVHCLAGISRSVTVTVAYLMQKMNLSLNDAYDFVKRKKSNISPNFNFMGQLLDFERTLGLNSPCDNRSPSEQLYFTTPTNHNLFQLNTLEST; encoded by the exons ATGAAAAATCACCTGTGGGGCAGCTCCCCCCGGGCTCCCATGGCGGCGGCGGTGCCGTGGAAGAGCGTGGAGtggctgcaggaggagctggaGTCCGGCGGGGGCAGCTCGCTGCTGCTGCTCGACTGCCGCCCCCACGAGCTCTTCGAGTCCTCGCACATCGAGACGGCCATCAACCTGGCCATCCCGGGCCTCATGCTGCGCCGCCTCAAGAAGGGCAACCTGCCCATCCGCTCCATCATCCCCAACCACGAGGACAAGGAGCGCTTCGCCAAGCGCTGCAAGGCGGACACCGTGCTGCTCTATGACGAGGCCACGGCCGAGTGGCAGCAGGACAACGGCGCCCCCAGCTCCgtcctggggctgctgctgcagaagCTGCGGGACGATGGGTGCAAGGCGTATTACCTGAAAG GTGGCTTTAACAAATTTCAGACCGAATACTCTGAGCATTGTGAGACCAACCTTGACAGCTCCTCACCCAGCAACTCTCCTCCTGCATCTGTCCTTGGCCTTGGAGGACTAAGGATCAACTCCGATTGCTCTGACGGCGAGTCTGACAGGGAGCCAAGCAGTGCCACAGAGTCGGATGGGAGCCCAATCCCTAACAACCAGCCTGCCTTCCCTGTCCAGATCCTACCTTACCTGTATCTGGGTTGTGCCAAAGATTCTACCAACTTAGATGTCTTGGGCAAATACGGCATCAAGTACATCCTGAATGTGACTCCCAACCTGCCAAACATGTTCGAGCACAACGGAGAGTTTAAATACAAACAGATTCCCATCTCGGATCACTGGAGCCAGAATCTCTCTCAGTTCTTTCCTGAGGCCATCGCTTTCATTG ATGAGGCCCGTACCAAGAAATGTGGTATCCTGGTTCACTGCCTAGCCGGCATCAGCAGGTCTGTAACAGTAACCGTTGCCTACTTGATGCAAAAAATGAACTTGTCCCTGAATGATGCCTATGACTTTGTGAAAAGGAAAAAGTCAAATATCTCCCCGAACTTTAACTTCATGGGCCAGCTCCTGGACTTTGAGAGGACTCTGGGGCTCAACAGCCCATGTGATAACCGCTCCCCCAGTGAGCAACTGTACTTCACCACACCCACCAATCACAACCTGTTCCAGCTGAACACCTTGGAGTCCACATGA